A region from the Gemmatimonadota bacterium genome encodes:
- a CDS encoding ABC transporter permease yields the protein MRSLFEALWWLLLRLHPREFRSRYGQDMHRVWTRMLEQAAAQPRGAGRALWAVRLRGLLDVTLGGVRARWKGDLRAARPDDEHRTNGGGHVLGNWLRDLRVALRGLRHAPLFSLIAAGSLAIGIAANTTVFSAANALLFRPLPGVGNYDRVVELGRSFDGSGFDTFAYPDYSDVRDQVSALASTSAFTFELVSLSQGAEGTRAIAFAVEPTYFSLLGAPPGRGRYFLSDESTTTGNHPVVVLSHRYWQDRMGADPDVLGATLHINRLPYTVVGVAPAAFRGHMVGAEPDVYIPLSQVPLLDGEPNEFAARNASWHLALGLLAPGADLDRLNEELATVGARLASAYPATNARRSFRAVPLGPIPGNGRGGVRLFITALLAMVSLILMVTCTNVAGMFLARATSREHEMSVRLALGASRARLIQQLTVETLVVFALGGGLGVLLAGRVLAGIRPDTLPIPIPLHLDLAPDYRVLGFAAGITLLTGLVFGLLPALRSTRTGLAGGARGEGRSGGARAGRMRLVFAAAQVGFSLILLVAAGLFVRSLQRAAAIETGFQAEGAWVTALDLTLDGYDEERGRIFQTRLLEALRGQPWVTQAALASDLPLDLSSSGTSVVPEGWDMAEGNRAPFGTDFNRVSDGYFETLRMPVRRGRTFLPADARGSTRVVVVSESFAANAWPDGTAVGRSIGIRVQDGDSLAVQTWEVVGVVADTKNQLITDEAQPFLYFPLPQEWTAATQVVVRSDALPDNVFRGLRSTLLDLDPNLSLGAITTLGQYTAVGILPQRIAAWLTSGLGVLALLLSGLGIYGVVSYSVGLRRREIGIRMALGADRSSVAFRFLGGGFLLALPGLLIGGALSVVFSRLLRSLLLDLSPYDPVALGTVSALLLTMVLLAAWIPARRAALLDPAESLREE from the coding sequence ATGAGATCGCTGTTCGAAGCACTCTGGTGGCTGCTGCTGCGTCTGCACCCACGCGAGTTCCGATCGCGGTATGGCCAGGATATGCACCGGGTGTGGACGCGGATGCTGGAGCAGGCGGCAGCCCAACCCCGCGGTGCCGGTCGAGCCCTCTGGGCCGTCCGCCTCCGCGGCTTGCTCGATGTGACCCTCGGTGGAGTGCGGGCGCGCTGGAAGGGAGATCTCCGGGCCGCGCGGCCCGATGACGAACATCGCACCAACGGAGGAGGGCACGTGCTCGGCAACTGGTTGCGGGATCTGCGGGTCGCCCTGCGTGGGCTCCGACACGCGCCGCTGTTCTCGCTGATCGCGGCGGGTTCGCTCGCGATCGGCATCGCGGCCAACACCACGGTCTTCAGCGCCGCCAACGCGCTCCTCTTTCGACCGCTGCCGGGCGTGGGCAACTACGATCGCGTCGTAGAGCTGGGTCGGTCCTTCGACGGCTCGGGCTTCGACACCTTCGCCTACCCGGACTACTCCGACGTCCGAGACCAGGTGAGCGCATTGGCGTCCACGTCGGCTTTCACGTTCGAGCTGGTCAGCCTGTCGCAGGGTGCCGAGGGTACACGTGCGATCGCGTTCGCCGTCGAACCCACCTACTTCTCGCTTCTCGGTGCTCCTCCGGGCCGCGGCCGCTACTTCCTCTCCGACGAGTCCACGACCACCGGCAACCACCCGGTGGTGGTGCTTTCCCACCGCTACTGGCAGGATCGCATGGGCGCCGATCCGGACGTGTTGGGCGCCACCCTCCACATCAACCGCCTGCCCTACACCGTGGTGGGCGTCGCGCCCGCCGCGTTCCGCGGGCACATGGTCGGAGCCGAGCCGGATGTCTACATCCCCTTGAGTCAGGTGCCTCTGCTGGACGGTGAGCCGAACGAGTTCGCCGCGCGCAATGCGTCCTGGCACCTCGCGCTCGGGCTGCTCGCCCCCGGTGCCGACCTGGACCGTCTGAACGAGGAGCTGGCCACCGTGGGCGCACGCCTGGCCAGCGCCTATCCCGCCACCAACGCGCGGCGCAGCTTCCGCGCGGTTCCTCTGGGCCCCATCCCGGGCAACGGTCGCGGTGGCGTGCGCCTCTTCATCACCGCGCTGCTGGCCATGGTGAGCCTGATCTTGATGGTGACGTGCACCAACGTGGCGGGGATGTTCCTGGCGCGGGCCACGTCGCGCGAGCACGAGATGTCGGTGCGGTTGGCGCTGGGCGCCAGCCGCGCGCGCCTCATCCAACAGCTTACCGTCGAGACGCTGGTGGTCTTCGCCCTGGGAGGCGGCCTCGGCGTGCTGCTCGCCGGCCGGGTGCTGGCCGGGATTCGGCCTGACACACTTCCCATCCCCATCCCCCTGCATCTCGATCTCGCACCGGACTATCGGGTGCTCGGCTTCGCCGCGGGCATCACCCTGCTCACGGGGCTGGTGTTCGGCCTGCTTCCCGCCCTCCGCTCCACGCGCACCGGCCTCGCAGGCGGAGCCCGGGGCGAGGGAAGGAGCGGCGGTGCTCGTGCCGGTCGGATGCGGCTGGTCTTCGCCGCCGCGCAGGTGGGCTTCTCGCTGATCCTACTGGTGGCGGCTGGCCTGTTCGTGAGGTCCCTGCAACGGGCCGCCGCCATCGAGACCGGATTCCAGGCCGAGGGGGCGTGGGTCACCGCCCTCGACCTCACCCTGGACGGCTACGACGAGGAGCGGGGGCGCATCTTCCAGACCCGCCTGTTGGAAGCGCTCCGAGGGCAACCCTGGGTCACGCAGGCAGCGCTGGCGTCCGACCTGCCGCTCGATCTGTCCAGCTCCGGTACGTCGGTGGTCCCCGAAGGATGGGACATGGCGGAGGGGAATCGTGCTCCCTTCGGCACCGACTTCAATCGCGTCTCCGACGGGTACTTCGAGACGTTGCGCATGCCGGTGCGAAGGGGCCGCACCTTTCTGCCCGCCGACGCCCGCGGCTCCACACGGGTTGTGGTCGTGAGCGAGTCGTTCGCCGCGAACGCCTGGCCGGACGGAACGGCCGTGGGCCGCTCCATCGGCATTCGCGTGCAGGACGGTGACAGCCTGGCGGTGCAGACGTGGGAGGTGGTCGGCGTGGTGGCCGACACCAAGAACCAGCTGATCACCGACGAAGCGCAGCCGTTCCTCTACTTCCCGCTCCCGCAGGAATGGACAGCCGCGACGCAGGTGGTCGTGCGCTCGGACGCGCTCCCCGACAACGTCTTCCGCGGCCTGCGCAGCACCTTGCTCGACCTCGACCCCAACTTGTCCCTCGGTGCGATCACGACCCTCGGCCAGTACACCGCCGTCGGGATCCTCCCGCAGCGTATCGCGGCCTGGCTGACGTCCGGCTTGGGCGTGTTGGCGCTGCTGTTGTCGGGACTGGGCATCTATGGCGTGGTGTCCTATTCGGTGGGCCTTCGCCGGCGGGAGATCGGCATCCGCATGGCTCTCGGCGCCGACCGCAGCAGCGTGGCCTTCCGCTTCCTCGGGGGGGGCTTCCTGCTGGCGCTCCCGGGACTGCTCATCGGAGGAGCGCTCTCCGTGGTCTTCTCCCGCCTGCTGCGCTCGCTGCTCCTGGACCTGAGCCCCTACGACCCGGTGGCCCTGGGTACGGTGAGCGCGCTGCTGCTCACCATGGTGCTGCTGGCTGCGTGGATCCCGGCCCGCCGAGCAGCGCTCCTGGACCCTGCCGAGTCGCTGCGCGAAGAGTGA